Within the Acidipropionibacterium acidipropionici genome, the region GATCGTGCCCTTGGGCACCCCCAGCTGGGCGGCCGCCTCCTCCACGCTGAGCCCCTCCATGTCCACCAGCACCAGGGCGGCCCGCTGGTCGGCGTTGATCCGTCCCAGCGCCTCCTCCACCGCCCCCGCAAGATCGGCGGCCACCAGGTCGGCCGCCGGGTCCTCGTCGGTCACCATCTTCGGGTCGTGGTCGAGGTTGTCGGGCAGCGCCTCGGCCCTGCGCACCTTGCTGCGCCGGATCTGGTCCAGGCAGGCGTTGACGACGATCCGGTGCAGCCAGCTCGTCACCGCCGACTCCCCGCGGAATGAGGAGGCCCGCCGGAAGGCCGAGACCATGGCGTCCTGGAGGGCGTCGGCGGCGTCCTCCCGATTGCGCATGGTGCGCAGCGCCACCGCCCACAGCCGGTCGCGGTGACGCAGGAAGAGCTCGCCGAAGGCCGTCGGGTCTCCCTCGACGTGGGCCCTCAACAACTCGGCGTCCGACAGTTCCGGACGCGCATCGTTCCGCGGATTCATGACTCCCCAGTGTCTACCAGAATCCGGCTGTGCTTCACAGGCGGGCCCGTGACTTCGACTCGGAGGTTCATGACTTCACTGTGTTGGACTCGGAGGCTCATGACTTCACCTGGATCTCGGCGATGCCGCCCTGGTACCGGCCCTCGGAGACCTTCGGCAGCTTCGTGAGATAGATGAGCACGTACCGGCTCGTGGTCGCCGAGTCCGGCTTGAGGGTGATGGCCCCGGTGCCCCCGGTGCGCCCGGCCACCCGCGTCCAGCTCTTGATGGCATCCATCGGAGCCTCCCGCGCCGAAGCCGACGTCGGGACCCACAGCCCGACATCGGTGGCTCCACCCACCAGCGTCACCTCCACCGAGGAGAACTTCCGACGCTCCCCGAGGTCGACGACCAGGCCCACCCCCGGTTTGAGCCGGCCGAGCTCCGGCGACCCCAGATAGACCAGCGTCTTCCATGCGGTTCCGGGCTTGCCGTCCCAGGCCAGTGCCACCTGATTCGGGTTCTCCTCGTCGTTGCCGCCGTTGCCCTCGGGGTCGAAGTCGTCGACCTTCGAGATGGCCACCACCGAGGACCCGGGCTTCTCGGAGCCGGCCGGACCGTCCGCGGAGTTCTTCCGGGTGCCCACCACGATGAGGCTCACCAGCAGGGTGAGCAGCACCAGCGCGGCCAGCCCGAACAGCCAGCGCCGAGGCGCGGGCCGGGGCTGGGCGAGGTTCCTGGGGACAGGCGGCGGGACCTGCGCCCCGCGCCCGTCCTGACCCGCGGCCGCTCCCTGGCTGTCCCGATTGTCGCCCGCTCCGCGTCCGCGTGGCCTCTCCCGGACGGCCGACGGCACGGCGCCGCTCCCGTTCGACCGGTTCGAGGACCCGCCGCCGCGGGAGGATCGGCGACGCCTCGACCGCTGAGGGTCCGGGGCGGCCACATGGGCCCACTCTCCGGCCGCGGCCTCCGGGCTCCAGTAGCCGTCCTCGTCCACCCCCGCCGGAGGCCCCGGGGTGCCGGTGCCGTCGTCGAGGAGCTCCTCGTCGGAGGTCCCGTCCGCGGAGGCGAACTGGACGGTCGAGTAGTCATCG harbors:
- the sigM gene encoding RNA polymerase sigma factor SigM; protein product: MNPRNDARPELSDAELLRAHVEGDPTAFGELFLRHRDRLWAVALRTMRNREDAADALQDAMVSAFRRASSFRGESAVTSWLHRIVVNACLDQIRRSKVRRAEALPDNLDHDPKMVTDEDPAADLVAADLAGAVEEALGRINADQRAALVLVDMEGLSVEEAAAQLGVPKGTIKSRCARGRARLAVLLEPLRGAA